One genomic region from Erythrobacter mangrovi encodes:
- the rpoZ gene encoding DNA-directed RNA polymerase subunit omega, whose translation MARVTVEDCVDKVPNRFDLVLLAAQRAREISGGAELTIDRDRDKNPVVALREIAEQTIKPGDLHEAAVTNLQKILPDDDDEMDEVGSLSQSAEALRITASAPTRSTSIGGDYDG comes from the coding sequence ATGGCGCGCGTTACCGTTGAAGACTGCGTAGATAAGGTTCCCAACCGTTTCGATCTCGTGCTGCTGGCTGCCCAGCGCGCTCGCGAGATTTCGGGCGGCGCCGAACTGACCATCGATCGCGATCGCGACAAGAACCCGGTCGTGGCGCTGCGCGAAATCGCCGAGCAGACGATTAAGCCGGGCGACCTGCACGAAGCGGCCGTCACCAACCTGCAGAAGATCCTGCCGGACGATGACGACGAAATGGATGAAGTCGGCTCGCTCAGCCAGTCGGCAGAAGCGCTGCGGATCACCGCCTCGGCACCGACCCGCTCGACCTCGATCGGCGGCGATTACGACGGCTAA
- a CDS encoding phospholipase D-like domain-containing protein: MGDENLCDSPIDYSDPPPFAMQAQGQSLTFYPSGADRRVALLKLVENARESLDICFYIFAEDAVSTALRDALVEAARRGVAVTLIVDRFGASVTDAFLAPLVEAGGRTFFFSPRWGFRYLIRNHQKMVIADNRRALFGGFNIADDYFAPPEENGWNDLAIQIEGEAVAGLTQWFALLVGWTDQMHAPFRAINRTVRQWEWRSADGKVRWLVGGPSRGLSSWARCVTRDLFEGDRLDIFMAYFSPPYSLLRRIGRVAQKGEARLLMAAKSDNGATLGATRSLYHYLLKRGARIWEFTPCKLHTKLLVLDDATYMGSANFDMRSLYLNLEIVFRVEDPALAETMRGYITRHIAASEEITPNVHQQRRTLFNRMRWWLGWVLVSVIDYTVTRRLNLGI, from the coding sequence ATGGGAGACGAGAACCTCTGCGACAGTCCGATCGACTATAGCGATCCGCCGCCCTTCGCGATGCAGGCGCAAGGCCAGTCGCTGACCTTCTACCCCTCCGGGGCAGATCGCCGCGTCGCCTTGCTCAAGCTGGTCGAGAACGCGCGCGAGTCCCTCGATATCTGTTTCTACATCTTCGCCGAGGATGCCGTGAGCACCGCACTGCGCGACGCGCTGGTCGAAGCGGCACGGCGCGGCGTGGCGGTGACGCTGATTGTCGATCGGTTCGGCGCCTCGGTAACCGATGCCTTCCTGGCGCCGCTGGTCGAAGCGGGCGGGCGAACCTTCTTCTTCAGCCCGCGCTGGGGTTTCCGCTACCTCATCCGCAACCACCAGAAGATGGTCATCGCCGACAATCGCCGGGCGCTGTTCGGTGGCTTCAATATTGCCGACGACTATTTCGCGCCTCCGGAAGAGAACGGCTGGAACGACCTTGCGATCCAGATCGAGGGCGAGGCGGTCGCTGGCCTGACCCAATGGTTCGCGTTGCTGGTGGGCTGGACCGACCAGATGCATGCGCCGTTCCGCGCGATCAACCGGACTGTCCGGCAATGGGAGTGGCGTTCTGCCGACGGCAAGGTGCGCTGGCTGGTTGGTGGCCCGTCGCGCGGTCTGTCGAGCTGGGCGCGCTGTGTCACTCGCGACCTGTTCGAAGGTGACCGGCTGGACATCTTCATGGCCTATTTCTCCCCACCCTACTCGCTCCTGCGACGCATCGGACGGGTCGCGCAAAAGGGCGAAGCCAGGCTGCTGATGGCGGCGAAGAGCGATAATGGCGCGACCCTGGGCGCCACCCGGTCACTCTATCACTACCTGCTGAAGCGCGGGGCGCGGATCTGGGAATTCACCCCCTGCAAGCTGCACACCAAGCTGCTGGTGCTCGACGATGCGACCTATATGGGCAGCGCCAATTTCGACATGCGCAGCCTCTACCTAAATCTCGAGATCGTCTTCCGGGTCGAGGACCCGGCGCTGGCAGAGACGATGCGCGGCTACATCACACGGCATATTGCGGCGTCGGAAGAGATTACGCCGAACGTCCATCAACAGCGCCGCACGCTGTTCAACCGCATGCGCTGGTGGCTGGGCTGGGTGCTGGTCTCGGTGATCGACTATACCGTGACGCGGCGGCTGAACCTGGGGATCTGA
- a CDS encoding replicative DNA helicase produces the protein MADTDLLLRTADSAAAIGSAGPQLPANLEAEAAFLGAVLIDNKVIEELQTPLSPLHFHEPVHQRIFERVLKLLDRNSVATPVTLKPYFESDEAMKQLGGTTYLAQLTADGQGLLHPRELAEQIYSLALLRELVSVGRNLVEGALDTSDEVEPLKKIEQAEADLYRVAEGASTGSEAQTFRTAAFGALQVVQAAMNSGGRFSGKTTGLDTINEKTSGLHNSDLVILAGRPAMGKTSLATNIAFNAARRLMDDLRAGIEREKSPGAGVAFFSLEMSADQLATRILAEQAEISSEKLRSGRLSRDEFQRLSFASQELTDLPLYIDDTPALTIGALRTRARRLKRRHDIGLVIVDYLQLLQGSGRASDNRVNEISEISRGLKTLAKELHVPVVALSQLSRQVEQREDKRPQLSDLRESGSIEQDADMVWFIYRAEYYHNALKPDTPDETSSEDVRMKYAEWEARHLELVNKATLIVAKQRHGSTGNVPLLFHSEFTKFSSPDVRHYDDYE, from the coding sequence ATGGCCGACACCGATCTCCTTCTTCGCACTGCCGATTCGGCCGCCGCTATCGGCAGCGCCGGTCCGCAGCTGCCCGCCAACCTCGAAGCGGAGGCGGCGTTCCTCGGTGCGGTGCTGATCGACAATAAGGTAATCGAAGAGCTGCAGACGCCGCTCAGCCCGCTGCATTTCCACGAGCCGGTACACCAGCGTATCTTCGAACGCGTGCTCAAGCTGCTCGACCGCAATTCGGTAGCCACCCCCGTCACGCTCAAGCCCTATTTCGAGAGCGACGAGGCGATGAAGCAGTTGGGCGGGACGACCTATCTCGCGCAGCTTACCGCCGATGGACAGGGCCTGCTCCACCCGCGCGAGCTGGCCGAGCAAATCTACAGCCTCGCATTGCTGCGCGAACTGGTCAGCGTGGGCCGCAACCTGGTCGAAGGCGCGCTCGACACTTCGGACGAAGTCGAACCGCTAAAGAAGATCGAGCAGGCCGAAGCCGATCTCTACCGCGTGGCCGAAGGTGCCAGCACGGGGAGCGAAGCGCAGACCTTCCGCACCGCCGCCTTCGGCGCGCTGCAGGTGGTGCAGGCGGCTATGAATTCGGGCGGGCGCTTTTCGGGCAAGACCACCGGACTCGACACGATCAACGAAAAGACCTCCGGCCTGCACAATTCGGACCTGGTGATCCTCGCGGGCCGCCCGGCAATGGGCAAGACCTCGCTGGCGACCAATATCGCCTTCAATGCCGCGCGCCGGCTGATGGACGACCTGCGGGCGGGAATCGAGCGCGAGAAATCGCCTGGCGCGGGTGTCGCCTTCTTCAGTCTCGAAATGAGCGCCGACCAGCTGGCCACGCGTATCCTTGCCGAGCAGGCCGAAATCTCCAGCGAGAAGCTGCGTTCGGGCCGCCTCAGCCGCGACGAGTTCCAGCGTCTCAGCTTCGCCAGCCAGGAGCTGACCGACCTGCCGCTCTACATCGACGATACCCCCGCGCTGACGATCGGCGCGCTGCGCACCCGCGCGCGACGGCTCAAGCGGCGGCACGATATCGGCCTCGTCATCGTCGACTACCTGCAGCTGCTGCAAGGGTCTGGTCGTGCAAGCGACAACCGCGTCAACGAGATTTCCGAGATCAGCCGCGGCCTGAAGACGCTGGCCAAGGAGCTGCATGTCCCGGTGGTCGCGCTGTCGCAGCTCAGCCGTCAGGTCGAACAACGCGAAGACAAGCGTCCGCAACTGTCCGACCTCAGGGAATCCGGCTCGATCGAGCAGGACGCGGATATGGTGTGGTTCATCTACCGCGCCGAATATTATCACAACGCGCTCAAGCCCGACACGCCGGACGAGACCAGTTCCGAAGACGTGCGGATGAAATATGCCGAGTGGGAAGCGAGGCACCTCGAACTGGTCAACAAGGCCACGCTGATCGTCGCCAAGCAACGCCATGGTTCGACCGGCAACGTCCCGCTGCTGTTCCACAGCGAGTTCACCAAGTTCTCGAGCCCCGACGTGCGGCATTACGACGATTACGAGTAA
- a CDS encoding UPF0262 family protein: MTESASPPGDHRIAHIELDEATIIWRNADIEQERRIAIYDLIEDNVFKPLRAAERGATGPYNLRLAVQDGRLLMTIADKDDQLLEELLLGLARFRRPIREYFAICDSYYQAIRKATPMEIETIDMARRGVHNNAAELLLERLEGKVETDFATARRLFTLICVLHIKG; this comes from the coding sequence ATGACCGAATCCGCTTCCCCTCCTGGCGACCACCGCATCGCGCATATCGAGCTCGACGAGGCGACGATCATCTGGCGCAACGCCGATATCGAACAGGAACGCCGCATTGCGATCTACGACCTGATCGAGGACAACGTGTTCAAGCCGTTGCGTGCGGCGGAGCGTGGAGCGACGGGCCCTTATAACCTGCGCTTGGCGGTGCAGGACGGGCGGCTGCTGATGACCATTGCCGACAAGGACGACCAGTTGCTCGAGGAGCTGTTGCTCGGTCTCGCCCGCTTCCGTCGCCCGATCCGCGAATATTTCGCCATCTGCGACAGCTATTACCAGGCGATCCGCAAGGCGACGCCGATGGAGATCGAAACGATCGATATGGCGCGCCGCGGGGTCCACAACAATGCTGCCGAACTGTTGCTCGAGCGCCTCGAAGGCAAGGTCGAAACCGATTTCGCCACGGCGCGACGATTGTTCACGCTGATCTGCGTGCTGCACATCAAGGGTTGA
- a CDS encoding glycoside hydrolase family 25 protein, whose product MGLFLLLLIGVAAVYAAYEGRSWRPDESVWPDQGALVSAADGPVAFDTLHGLGGKFVYLEASEGSTGHDIGFAQNMVRARAAGLEVGAVHRFDPCQAADGQSANFVTMVPRDRDLLPPAILLEDTTEHCAEHVSKAAVQSELITLVNQIEAHTGKPVILAPIEEFEAAYGVSQRIDRQLWLTRSWFEPDYAARPWLMWTANRWYKSEAAGQPLRWVVVRPL is encoded by the coding sequence ATGGGGTTGTTTCTGTTGCTGCTGATCGGGGTAGCGGCAGTCTATGCAGCATACGAGGGCCGCAGCTGGCGGCCCGATGAGTCAGTGTGGCCCGATCAGGGTGCGCTGGTTTCGGCAGCCGATGGCCCGGTGGCGTTCGATACGCTGCATGGGCTGGGCGGCAAGTTCGTCTATCTCGAAGCGAGCGAAGGCAGCACGGGCCATGATATTGGCTTTGCCCAGAACATGGTCCGCGCGCGGGCTGCCGGGCTGGAGGTCGGTGCCGTGCATCGCTTTGATCCGTGCCAGGCCGCAGACGGGCAATCGGCCAATTTCGTGACCATGGTTCCGCGCGATCGCGACCTGCTGCCGCCTGCAATCCTGCTCGAGGATACGACCGAGCACTGCGCTGAGCACGTCTCCAAGGCTGCCGTGCAGAGCGAGCTGATCACGCTGGTCAACCAGATCGAGGCGCATACCGGGAAGCCAGTGATCCTCGCGCCGATTGAGGAGTTCGAAGCGGCCTATGGTGTGTCGCAGCGGATCGATCGCCAGCTCTGGTTGACGCGGAGCTGGTTCGAGCCCGATTACGCGGCGCGGCCCTGGCTGATGTGGACCGCCAATCGCTGGTACAAAAGTGAGGCCGCTGGCCAGCCACTGCGTTGGGTGGTGGTACGGCCGTTGTGA
- a CDS encoding cytidine deaminase, translated as MTDQELIAAARDAAANSYSPYSNFGVGAALLFQDGSVVTGTNVENASYGLALCAETVAVAKAMADGVRGGLEKVAVTGPGAEPITPCGRCRQVLNELAQLGGTDPEILCVGPDSVARVRLSQLLPHAFGPTSLA; from the coding sequence ATGACCGACCAAGAGCTGATCGCCGCCGCTCGAGACGCCGCTGCAAACTCCTATTCGCCCTATTCGAACTTCGGGGTCGGCGCCGCGTTGCTGTTCCAGGATGGCAGTGTGGTCACCGGCACCAATGTCGAAAACGCGAGCTACGGTCTCGCGCTATGCGCGGAAACGGTGGCGGTGGCCAAGGCGATGGCGGATGGCGTGCGTGGCGGGCTCGAAAAGGTCGCGGTGACCGGCCCCGGTGCTGAGCCGATCACGCCCTGCGGTCGATGTCGCCAGGTACTCAATGAACTTGCACAGCTTGGCGGGACCGATCCTGAGATCCTTTGCGTCGGGCCGGATAGCGTAGCCCGTGTGCGCTTGTCGCAGCTGCTCCCCCACGCCTTCGGGCCCACCAGTCTCGCATGA
- a CDS encoding S66 peptidase family protein, giving the protein MIDRRAALGGIGALAAFVALPAPGLAAASRKPPRLRLGDTVGLVAPASAVTLPDELDRAVYWIEAMGLVPKLGTHVTEQDGYLAGSDAARAADLNAMFADPEVRALFAVRGGWGGARVLELLDWSSICAHPKLLIGYSDTTALHLAIAARGGFPTIHGPNGASRWEKASWESLWRLAFTGEAPVLGGEAMEQVVGRPGRTITGGRASGRLLGGNLTIISTLMGTPWLPDFTGAVLFLEDVNEAEYRVDRMLLQLKLAGVLDALAGVVFGQCTRCSDSEPGAVGFTLDQVVDHHLAPLGIPTFAGANIGHITNQLCLPSGVRVELDADARTLRVLEPMVD; this is encoded by the coding sequence ATGATCGATCGTCGGGCGGCGCTTGGCGGGATTGGCGCCTTGGCCGCTTTCGTCGCGTTGCCTGCACCGGGATTGGCCGCCGCATCGCGCAAGCCGCCCCGGCTGCGGTTGGGTGACACGGTCGGGCTTGTCGCCCCGGCTAGCGCGGTCACCTTGCCCGACGAGCTCGATCGTGCGGTCTATTGGATCGAGGCGATGGGCCTCGTGCCCAAACTCGGCACTCATGTCACCGAACAGGACGGCTATCTCGCTGGAAGCGATGCGGCTCGCGCGGCCGACCTCAACGCCATGTTCGCCGATCCGGAAGTGCGTGCGCTCTTCGCGGTGCGAGGCGGCTGGGGCGGGGCGCGTGTGCTGGAGCTGCTCGACTGGTCCTCGATCTGTGCCCATCCCAAGCTGTTGATCGGATACAGCGATACGACGGCGCTGCATCTCGCAATCGCCGCGCGCGGTGGCTTCCCGACGATCCATGGTCCAAACGGCGCGAGCCGCTGGGAAAAGGCGAGCTGGGAGAGCCTGTGGCGTCTCGCTTTCACCGGCGAAGCGCCCGTACTAGGGGGCGAAGCGATGGAACAGGTGGTCGGTCGGCCGGGCCGCACAATCACCGGTGGGCGGGCTAGCGGACGGCTGCTCGGCGGCAATTTGACGATCATCTCGACGCTGATGGGTACACCCTGGTTGCCCGACTTTACCGGAGCGGTGCTGTTCCTCGAAGACGTCAATGAAGCCGAATACCGCGTCGACCGGATGCTCCTGCAGCTCAAGCTCGCGGGTGTGCTCGATGCGCTGGCAGGGGTGGTTTTCGGCCAATGCACGCGCTGTAGTGACAGCGAACCGGGTGCCGTCGGCTTTACGCTGGACCAGGTGGTCGATCACCACCTCGCGCCGCTCGGCATCCCGACCTTTGCCGGGGCGAACATCGGCCATATCACCAACCAGCTTTGTCTGCCCTCGGGCGTGCGGGTCGAACTCGATGCCGATGCGCGCACGCTGAGGGTGCTGGAGCCGATGGTCGACTAA
- a CDS encoding ArsI/CadI family heavy metal resistance metalloenzyme encodes MKRLHVHVGVADLEHSIGFYSTLFAAEPSVVKPDYAKWMLDDPRVNFAISQRAAHGVEHLGIQVEDEAELAEVFARLQEADRPVIEEKETTCCYARSRKQWAADPQGVVWETFLTIGDSVDYGAGPAFAELRNEA; translated from the coding sequence ATGAAACGCCTGCATGTCCACGTCGGCGTCGCCGACCTCGAACATTCGATCGGCTTCTATTCGACCTTGTTCGCTGCCGAACCGAGTGTCGTGAAACCCGACTACGCCAAGTGGATGCTCGACGATCCGCGGGTCAACTTCGCCATCTCGCAGCGCGCGGCGCACGGGGTCGAACACCTCGGCATCCAGGTCGAGGACGAGGCCGAACTGGCCGAGGTCTTCGCCCGACTTCAGGAGGCCGACCGGCCGGTGATCGAGGAGAAGGAAACCACCTGCTGCTATGCACGCTCGCGCAAGCAATGGGCCGCCGATCCGCAAGGCGTGGTGTGGGAGACATTCCTCACCATCGGCGACTCGGTCGATTACGGCGCCGGACCAGCCTTCGCCGAGCTGCGCAACGAAGCTTAG
- a CDS encoding ArsR/SmtB family transcription factor produces MNDVDAIAAFGALAQDHRLATLRQLVRAGKTGMAAGAIAEAIGLAPSSLSFHLAQLSQAGLVTQERQHRTIIYRADFAAIQTLVGYLLENCCEADGCTADPTKEISA; encoded by the coding sequence ATGAACGACGTTGACGCCATTGCCGCCTTCGGAGCCCTGGCACAGGATCACCGGCTGGCTACCCTTCGGCAGCTGGTCCGCGCGGGAAAGACCGGCATGGCCGCGGGCGCGATTGCCGAAGCGATCGGCCTCGCCCCCAGTTCGCTGTCGTTCCACCTCGCCCAGCTGAGCCAGGCCGGGCTGGTGACCCAAGAACGCCAACACCGCACGATCATCTACCGCGCCGACTTCGCCGCGATCCAAACACTGGTCGGCTACCTTCTCGAAAACTGCTGCGAGGCCGATGGCTGCACCGCCGACCCGACCAAGGAGATTTCCGCATGA
- a CDS encoding M14 family metallopeptidase, whose amino-acid sequence MSDIRIDCGFDSGNIEVLSVDGATAKLAVRKDNMSEFAQWFHFRVSGADGRELELKITGLNGSAYPGGWPGYDACASEDRDYWGRAASSWDKDADNGTLTIRYAPASDIAYFAYFAPYSMERHHDLVAEAAASEGVTYRHLGTTLDGQPIDCLEMGEGEFQVWLYARQHPGETQAEWWMEGALEVLTDPTDSVGRELRQRCRIHVVPNANPDGSRRGHLRTNAVGVNLNREWETPTPEKSPEVLAIRNAMDETGVDFAMDVHGDEAIPVAFLAGYEGIPSWTEEHGERFYRYERILDRRTPDFQTEQGYAKAKRGGANMTMSTTQVAERFGATSMTLEMPYKDNPAKPEPEQGWSPERCKMLARDCLAALLEWLDGKDA is encoded by the coding sequence GTGAGCGATATCAGGATCGATTGCGGGTTCGACAGCGGCAACATCGAAGTGCTGTCGGTGGACGGTGCGACGGCAAAGCTGGCCGTTCGCAAGGACAACATGAGCGAATTCGCGCAATGGTTCCACTTTCGCGTCAGTGGTGCCGACGGGCGCGAGCTGGAACTGAAGATCACCGGACTCAATGGCAGCGCCTACCCGGGCGGTTGGCCCGGCTATGATGCATGCGCCTCCGAGGACCGCGACTACTGGGGCCGAGCAGCCTCAAGCTGGGACAAGGACGCCGACAACGGCACGCTGACCATCCGCTACGCCCCGGCCAGCGACATCGCCTACTTCGCCTACTTCGCGCCCTATTCCATGGAGCGGCACCACGATCTCGTGGCCGAAGCCGCCGCGTCTGAAGGCGTTACCTACCGCCATCTCGGCACCACGCTCGACGGGCAGCCGATCGACTGTCTTGAGATGGGTGAAGGCGAATTCCAGGTATGGCTCTATGCCCGCCAGCACCCGGGCGAAACGCAAGCCGAATGGTGGATGGAAGGCGCACTCGAAGTGCTCACCGATCCCACCGACAGCGTAGGCCGCGAGCTGCGCCAGCGTTGCCGCATCCATGTCGTGCCTAACGCAAATCCCGACGGTTCGCGTCGCGGGCACTTGCGCACCAACGCGGTAGGCGTGAACCTCAACCGCGAATGGGAAACCCCGACGCCCGAAAAGAGCCCCGAAGTGCTCGCCATCCGCAACGCCATGGATGAAACGGGCGTCGACTTCGCGATGGACGTCCACGGCGACGAGGCGATCCCGGTGGCGTTCCTGGCCGGCTATGAGGGCATTCCCAGCTGGACCGAGGAACATGGCGAGCGGTTCTATCGCTACGAGCGTATCCTCGACCGCCGCACCCCCGATTTCCAGACCGAGCAGGGTTATGCCAAGGCCAAGCGTGGTGGGGCCAACATGACCATGAGCACCACGCAGGTCGCGGAACGTTTCGGCGCCACCTCGATGACGCTGGAAATGCCCTACAAGGACAATCCGGCCAAGCCTGAGCCTGAGCAGGGCTGGAGCCCCGAACGCTGTAAGATGCTGGCGCGCGACTGCCTCGCCGCGCTACTCGAATGGCTCGACGGCAAGGACGCCTGA
- a CDS encoding DUF4136 domain-containing protein: MKASHALFGLAAALALSACATPTGPVEVTRFVAPERLSEVGRGTFFVEAMPGADSSTLELAPYKAAVAAELVRLGFIEADRGSARLIAHVGVQRGLIEAGKRRGPVNVGVGGSTGSYGSGVGLGIGINLGGGPKDRIGTELTVRIGEKDGDSSLWEGRADFRPPENSPLAQGAANAQTVASALFRDFPGNNGETIEVKVSE, encoded by the coding sequence ATGAAAGCCTCACACGCACTATTCGGCCTTGCCGCAGCGCTTGCCTTGTCAGCCTGTGCCACACCAACGGGGCCCGTCGAGGTCACGCGCTTTGTGGCGCCCGAACGGCTGAGCGAAGTTGGCCGTGGAACCTTCTTTGTCGAAGCCATGCCAGGTGCCGATTCCAGTACGCTCGAGCTGGCCCCCTATAAGGCGGCAGTCGCGGCTGAACTGGTGCGGCTTGGCTTCATCGAAGCCGATCGGGGATCGGCCCGGCTGATCGCGCATGTCGGTGTCCAGCGCGGCCTGATCGAAGCGGGCAAGCGCCGTGGTCCGGTCAATGTCGGCGTCGGCGGATCGACCGGCAGCTATGGTTCGGGCGTAGGCCTTGGCATCGGCATCAATCTTGGCGGCGGCCCCAAGGATCGGATCGGCACCGAACTCACGGTGCGAATCGGTGAAAAGGATGGCGATTCCAGCCTGTGGGAGGGCCGCGCCGATTTCCGGCCACCCGAGAATTCACCCCTTGCACAGGGGGCGGCGAACGCTCAGACGGTCGCCTCCGCGCTGTTCCGGGACTTCCCCGGCAACAATGGCGAAACGATAGAAGTGAAGGTTTCCGAGTGA
- the galE gene encoding UDP-glucose 4-epimerase GalE, with product MVDSRKVPVLVTGGAGYIGSHAVLALVDAGWPVAVIDNLSTGFAFAVPDGVPLYEGDTADEALLARIIAEQGIDAIMHFAGSIIVPESVENPLKYYDNNTVKSRALIAAAVAGGVDHFIFSSTAATYGIPAVERAAEDTPKEPINPYGWSKLMTERMLADASAAHGFNFCALRYFNVAGADPQARTGQSTAGATHLIKVACEAATGKRTHVGVFGTDFDTPDGTGVRDYIHVSDLAAAHVLALEALIEQPDRSLTLNCGYGRGFSVLEVLDAVDRVTNRTIERRIEPRRAGEPGQLISDPSRIRATLPWQPQYADLDTIVAHALQWERRLAEIRGDG from the coding sequence ATGGTCGATAGCAGAAAAGTGCCCGTGCTCGTTACTGGCGGAGCTGGCTATATCGGCAGCCATGCCGTGCTTGCGTTGGTTGACGCCGGCTGGCCCGTCGCGGTCATCGACAATCTTTCGACCGGATTTGCCTTTGCGGTGCCCGACGGTGTGCCCCTCTATGAGGGGGATACCGCCGACGAGGCACTGCTCGCCAGGATCATCGCCGAACAGGGGATCGACGCAATCATGCATTTCGCCGGGTCGATCATCGTTCCTGAATCGGTCGAGAATCCGCTCAAGTATTATGACAACAACACGGTGAAGAGCCGTGCGCTGATTGCCGCGGCCGTGGCCGGCGGGGTCGATCACTTCATCTTCAGTTCGACCGCTGCAACCTATGGTATCCCTGCGGTCGAACGGGCGGCGGAGGATACGCCGAAAGAGCCGATCAACCCCTATGGTTGGTCGAAGTTGATGACCGAACGGATGCTGGCCGATGCCAGCGCTGCGCATGGCTTCAACTTCTGCGCGCTGCGCTATTTCAATGTCGCGGGGGCCGATCCGCAGGCACGCACGGGTCAGTCGACCGCGGGGGCGACGCATTTGATCAAGGTCGCTTGCGAAGCGGCCACGGGCAAGCGCACGCATGTCGGCGTGTTCGGGACTGACTTCGACACGCCCGACGGCACGGGCGTGCGCGATTATATCCATGTTAGTGACCTCGCCGCGGCGCATGTGCTCGCGCTCGAGGCGCTGATCGAGCAGCCGGATCGCTCGTTGACCTTGAACTGCGGCTACGGGCGGGGGTTCTCGGTGCTCGAGGTACTCGATGCGGTCGACCGCGTCACCAATCGTACGATCGAACGGCGGATCGAGCCACGCCGGGCGGGGGAACCGGGACAGCTTATTTCCGATCCTTCGCGGATTCGTGCTACGCTGCCATGGCAGCCGCAATATGCCGACCTCGACACGATCGTGGCCCACGCACTACAATGGGAGCGCCGCCTCGCGGAAATCCGTGGAGACGGTTGA
- the ykgO gene encoding type B 50S ribosomal protein L36, protein MKIRNSLKSLKDRHRDCRVIRRRGRTYVINKTNRRFKARQG, encoded by the coding sequence ATGAAGATCCGCAACAGCCTCAAGTCGCTCAAGGACCGCCACCGGGATTGCCGTGTGATCCGTCGTCGCGGGCGCACCTACGTCATCAACAAGACCAACCGCCGCTTCAAGGCCCGTCAGGGCTGA
- a CDS encoding HAD family hydrolase, with the protein MTVSAVVFDVGRVLYQWELAYLFRQIVDDPVRLEKVISEVVTEEWHFQHDAGRPLAEMVPERIALFPDFEAEIHAYATRFNDTIPGPVPGSHALVDRLDAAGVPLFAITNFGADLWAGFRPTAPLLDVFHDIVVSGEERLAKPDPAIFALAEQRFGHPAATMLFVDDNAANIATARACGWQVHHFTEAARLETDLVERGLITQA; encoded by the coding sequence GTGACAGTCTCTGCCGTGGTCTTCGACGTGGGGCGGGTACTCTACCAATGGGAACTCGCCTATCTGTTCCGCCAGATCGTCGACGACCCCGTCCGGCTCGAGAAAGTGATCTCCGAAGTTGTCACCGAAGAGTGGCACTTTCAGCACGACGCGGGCCGTCCGCTGGCGGAGATGGTGCCCGAACGGATCGCGCTTTTCCCGGATTTCGAAGCGGAGATCCACGCCTACGCGACGCGCTTCAACGATACCATTCCAGGGCCTGTGCCCGGCAGCCATGCATTGGTGGACAGGCTCGATGCCGCGGGCGTGCCTCTGTTCGCGATCACCAATTTCGGGGCCGACCTATGGGCGGGATTTCGGCCAACCGCGCCGCTGTTGGATGTCTTCCACGATATCGTGGTTTCGGGTGAGGAGCGGCTGGCGAAGCCCGACCCCGCGATCTTCGCCCTGGCCGAGCAGCGGTTTGGCCATCCTGCCGCAACCATGCTGTTCGTCGACGATAACGCCGCCAATATCGCAACTGCACGTGCCTGCGGTTGGCAGGTCCACCATTTCACCGAAGCCGCACGGCTCGAAACCGATCTCGTCGAGCGCGGTCTCATCACGCAGGCATAA
- a CDS encoding CC_3452 family protein: MTLNLPRSTSLGAIIGAVAWTSLTFGAAITPTPAAAAASEPFYTVELSKPAEKGTVIAGGVAWSCKGTKCVAPKSNSRPLRVCRELQKEHGDITGFTARGEALAEDALAKCNG; the protein is encoded by the coding sequence ATGACCCTCAATCTCCCCCGCTCGACCAGCCTTGGAGCAATCATTGGCGCCGTTGCCTGGACTTCGCTGACCTTTGGCGCAGCGATCACCCCTACCCCAGCCGCTGCTGCCGCCAGCGAACCCTTCTACACCGTCGAGCTGAGCAAGCCGGCCGAGAAGGGCACCGTCATCGCCGGTGGCGTCGCCTGGAGCTGCAAGGGCACCAAGTGCGTCGCCCCGAAGAGCAATTCGCGCCCGCTGCGCGTGTGTCGCGAGCTTCAGAAGGAGCATGGCGACATTACCGGCTTCACCGCCCGTGGCGAAGCCCTAGCGGAAGACGCCCTGGCCAAGTGCAACGGCTGA